The genomic window GGCAGCTAAGGAGTCCTTGAATGTAGGAGATAGAATTTACCTTCCTTTATCGGTTGACAATGATACGCCGCAGACGCCACCTGCTAAGAAAGAAAGCTTTCAATGTAGTGATGAAGAACGCAAATTCGTTTGCAGTTTGGTGTTGTATAAGGTTTTGAAACTGTATACTATTGgtttgcttttttgtttttttattgatgttatatacttatatagaTTGATAGATCTTAACTGTGTGTTAATGTGCCAGGATCCAGCcattattgttttgaataaacCTCATGGTTTGGCTGTTCAAGTGAGTCATTTATACTTCGCATTCTGTTGTATTGTGTATCATATTCTTGGAGCTTGTGAAATGTGATGACATTTGCTCTTTAATAGGGTGGGAGTGGGATCAAAACCAGTATTGATGAACTCGCTGCCTCTTGCTTGAAATTTGATAAATCAGAATCTCCCCGGCTGGTTAGTTGCGAATCATAGTAAAGCACTGATTAAAACTGTATCTAAACGAAAGTGTATGATttattatgttgtttttgttaatttgaaaAGTATGAATCTATTGGCTTATGCAAGTATGGGATATGTATTAGGTGCACAGACTTGACAGAGACTGTAGTGGACTTTTGGTGTTGGCAAGAACACAGACGGCTGCAACAGTTCTTCATTCCATATTCCGAGAGAAAACAACTGGTGCATCCGCATATGTAAATCCTCTGCTTTCTCTCCGATCTTTCCATTGCTTGTCATGGATCGTGGGAAATAAACATAAGTTTCTCTTCCAATGACTTTTATTTTACTTGGCAGGGTGTCAAAAAGAACGTAAAAtccttgaaaagaaaatatatggcACTTGTGATCGGGTGTCCACCACGTCAAAGGGGACAGATTTCAGCGCCACTCAGAAAGGTCTTCACACTCTGTTTTAGCTAGAGAGTTTTATCCATCTGAGTTTTTagtctattttgttttatctagGAGTTGCTTTGTTTGTTCGAATTCGGTCATTGCTTTTGCTGCTTTACTGGAGTCAAATTTGAAggtaaaatatatgttaaatatCTGGGTAGGTGGTTGTGGATGATGGAAAATCTGAACGTATCACTGTTAATGACAATGGAGAACTCGTTTCTACTCAGCATGCTATCACCGAATACCGAGTGATTGAATCTTCACCACATGGTTAGTGAGACTGACTTCCATTTCTATTCAGTTAAACTTAAAGCAAATGATTTTGCCTTGAGTTTTTAGCACATTGTTGAATTGCAGGATACACATGGCTTGAGCTTCGCCCTTTAACCGGGAGAAAACATCAGGTCTCTATAgatattcagtttttgtttcaactttctctcttttttatgtTCTCTTAATACTAATCTGTTTTCAACTGTTCTTCGATTGCCACAGCTTCGTGTACACTGCGCTGAAGTGCTAGGAACACCGATAGTCGGGGACTACAAATACGGTTGGCAAGCTCATAAAGCCCGGGAACCTTTTGTCTCTTCTGAAAACAACCCAACCAAGcaatcatcatctccttttGGATTGGATCTGGATGGTGGAGATGTCTCTTCGAAACAGCCACACCTTCATCTCCATTCAAAGCAAATCGATCTGCCAAACATATCACAGCTCTTGGAGAAAATGCAGGTCTCTTCAGACTCTGATATTTCGGATCTCGATAGCCTTAAATTCGATGCTCCATTGCCTAGTCATATGCAACTAAGCTTTAATTTGTTGAAATCTAGAGTCGAAACTTGTGacaaaaattagattttttttcttaccgagctttcttctttgtgttcATTGAGGCCCAAGTATTTGTGTATTTGGACCTGAATATTCTcatacaaagataaataattataattaaatgatttttcGCATATAATCATTATTGTGGTATGATTAACACAGTTGGTGTGATGACTGATTGACACAATAATCACCGTTTGGATTCGATTCCTTTAATACTTGTCACTAGAGTTGTTTGACTAAACAGCTAACTTGTCACTAGAGTTattgtgtttgtattttgatCTGTTATTAATCTGATTGGGTATAATTACAGATAGAGAGACATCTATATTGTAATTAAGACAATCTTAAAGTGTAAACTAAAAAGATCTCTCTGACCTCTGGAAAACGAAAGGTGGGTGACACATCACTCTAGCTATGAATATGATGAATATTCAGTACCTAACCGAACAAAGACTGGTTTGGTATTTTTATTggaaaaaagagataaataatTGTGAATGTGAATTATCCTGTCTGAAAGGTAAGCTGATGACATGGCGTTATATGATTGGACGAGCTTCAGAACAAAAGAGTAGCGTCGAATCGAATCTTTACCTACTACactttgaactttgaagtaCATTACCTACTTCCTCCTTGATCGAACGTCTTTTctcaaaactattttatttccCCAATTAAAGTAGTGGTGATAAATtcacaaaaatacaaacacttttatttttgacgtcaaaaacaaatacttcTTTGAACAGGctattacaatatttttaagaaaaaagtaagcAAAATAGTCCACAAACCAAAATCTGTAACATATTAAacgatttatgtttttttttttttttcttaactagAGAACAATTCGGGCTTTTACTAAGGATGATGAGTGTAGTTACCGAATAGTGTATTCATATAATCTTTTAATGAGCTTAAGATATGATATTATTTCGACTAATCAGATAAGAGTAGTTAGATAATTTCGTAATAGAGCAACTCTTTCGCAAATAAAACCATTGTAAACATTACcaattagtttttctttttttttggtcacaaCCAATTAGTTTGTTTGTTCTATTTTATGAAGTGCGTATTAAAGCTAACGTGTTTACAGTAACGccacacaaataaaaataaaaataattatgtacTTTATGgatttatagaaaaaacaagaatagtCACCAAAAATTGATTGTGTCATATATCTTTTGTCAActattttatcttatttttctatGGATATGTATGTCCAAAATGTTagacaaaaaaccaaaaaatcatGTCCAAAATTTCGTTAGGCTGCCGATATCTCTGTTTCCCTTTCAACGACTATCTATTTAATTACCGTCGTCCacattgtttttaatatctttattCGAGgttggtttagttttttttaccaaactCACTTTGCTACGTTTTTGCCTTTTTGGTATGGTTGTATTTGTACCACcgggaaaaaaaagataagaggTTTGGTTGGTCGAGCTTactgattaaaaaatatacacGTCCaccaaatattaaaacaatatatcCCATTTTTCCTCCTCTCTTTTGGTAttacattaatattttattatttcccCATTTGctctgtatatataaacatatgtCAATAGAGTGCCTCTACAGTCATGTTTCCATAGACATAATCTCTCACCATTGTTTTTCTCTGcaaaactaaagaaacaaaaaaagaaaaatcggagaaaccaagaaaaaagaaatgggaAGTGTAGAAGCAGGAGAAAAGAAGGCTTTAGGATGGGCTGCAAGAGATCCTTCTGGTGTTCTCTCTCCTTACTCCTACACTTTAaggttttgtttcctcttctcctttcacaagaaaatttggttttgttatgtagaatttttatggttttattgaacttgtttttgttgaaaattgaattttggttttgttaatatatagGAGCACAGGAGCAGATGATGTGTATATAAAGGTTATATGCTGTGGAATATGCCATACTGATAttcaccaaattaaaaatgatctTGGAATGTCTAATTATCCTATGGTTCCTGGgtaatttcttctctcttttcttatctGCCTTATTTTTCAGCTTTATTCTTGACTGGTGTCCATGAATGGCGATTTTCTTTCATCTGTTAAAAATGGATGTTATCGCTAGACTTCAATTTAGATCccaatcatatataaataagatgGTTTCAGATTTTAAATGGAATTacatctttttaatttatttgaagtTATGCATAGATTGTTGGTAAACTTAAGTATATTAGCACTTGTGACTAGCTTAATAATTTCTAAGCGTGCTAGAGATAACTCCAAACAGTACATTTTCAAATGTAAGTAAATTGTTtagacatatattttaattttagataaCCTAAgggcaaaaacaaatattagataATCTTAGATTGTAAATACAtgaaattcttatttttaatggTTCAGATGAGTTGATTAGTAAGTAGTTAACCATATGATATGTAATATTTTGTACAAATGTTATTGATATATTCTTCTCGGAATTTAGATACCCATTATATGATGCATGTTGTTAAATGACTTTTGTGGTATGACAGAAGATTTTGGTATAAAGTTGACTTGacattattgttaatttgaaGATAATTGAACGTGCTACTGTTACACATCTGACATTCGTTTATAACCACACCTGTCACTGTTTAGTCTTCTAAATTaatatgcaaacaaaaaactctGTCAATGTGGGACTTGTAGGGGTAACTGAAATATACGAGTAAGATTCCGTAATAACTAAAAgtgtaattttgatttacaGGCACGAGGTAGTAGGTGAGGTGTTGGAAGTGGGATCAGATGTGAGCAAGTTCACCGTAGGAGATGTAGTCGGAGTCGGCGTGGTCGTTGGATGCTGCGGTAGCTGCAAACCATGCAGCTCAGAACTTGAGCAGTATTGTAACAAGAGAATCTGGAGTTACAACGATGTCTACACCGATGGAAAACCTACTCAAGGTGGCTTCGCCGACACCATGATCGTCAATCAAAAGTAAGCACACGCACACACCTTGTTTCACAAGAAACACACAGAgcatttgtttcttcatccACAAGtaacttatttttgtttcaaaaggTTTGTGGTGAAGATTCCAGAAGGAATGGCGGTGGAGCAGGCTGCACCGCTACTCTGCGCGGGAGTAACGGTTTATAGTCCGTTGAGCCACTTCGGTCTAATGGCGAGTGGGCTTAAAGGAGGGATTCTAGGGTTAGGTGGAGTAGGGCACATGGGTGTGAAGATAGCTAAAGCAATGGGACACCATGTGACTGTGATAAGCTCATcagataagaaaaaagaagaagctatcgAACATTTAGGAGCTGACGACTATGTGGTGAGCTCTGATCCAGCAGAGATGCAAAGACTCGCAGATTCCCTTGACTACATCATTGACACCGTACCGGTGTTTCACCCTCTCGACCCTTACTTGGCTTGTCTTAAACTCGACGGGAAATTGATTCTCATGGGTGTTATCAACACTCCTCTTCAGTTCGTGACCCCTCTCGTCATTCTTGGTCAGTACTATTTCTTGCGTTTAAATCATATCTAgctaataacaacaaaattcaataGCAAACctgatgtttttttctatattttgacAGGGAGGAAAGTGATATCAGGGAGCTTTATAGGGAGCATTAAAGAGACAGAAGAAGTGTTGGCTTTCTGCAAAGAGAAAGGGCTTACGTCGACGATTGAAACTGTGAAGATCGATGAGCTTAACATTGCGTTTGAGAGGCTTCGCAAGAACGATGTTCGTTACAGATTTGTGGTTGATGTTGCAGGAAGTAATCTGGTGGAGGAGGCTGCAACAACTACAAACTAAAGAGGGCAGGGCACATTGATACATGAACGAAAAATTGTAACGGGCTTGTTTGTCCAAcgaatgttttgttgttgtctttttcAAATGGTTCAAACACGAATGCTTTggctttatttttttctaatcaatGTGGATTTTCTGTTTACGTGTGTTTGTCACAAGAAAATCATTATGATAAGAATTTTCTTCCACTTGAACTCAAATTTGTTAACAATTCTGAATCTGAATTATGGCTGACACCAATTGAAACTGAGAACCAGTTTAAAGtgattataaagaaaagtGAAATCTTTTTATTGCCAACCAACTTTGGGCTAagtattaaaagaaaataatacttttttgataagaaaaaaaaaagaggaaaataatttgattataattaaaatctaaaaacttTTTCGCGGAAGCGTTAaggaaaaatctttgatcttTGGAAAGGAAGAGAGCAGGCGCAATCGAGTAATCCAAAGGAGTTGCGTTGTTCTGCGATCACGAAGCGGTCTCTCGGCAAATCTTTCGACGCAAGACATCGATTCGtgtatttcatttttgctTTGGAACTCTATGCGGAAGAACCCTAATTGATTCGCCATGGGAGATtccgtttcttcttcatcccgCGTTTCTGTTCATCAATCTCTTGGTGCTGGTTCTGGTCAGTCTCTCTATTCGATTTATTGAAGCCTATTTTGGCTTTTCTCGAGTTTCGCTTTCGATTCAATCGCTCTAGAGTTTCGCTCTATTCGGAATCTGGAATGTTGCGTTGATTGGCGTAAATTgagggttttgtttgattgttatgTGCATTTGGGGAATTTTTAAACTTGATCATAATTATGAACAACAATTTCACGTATTTGGAGACATTTAGGAATCTCTTGACTCGTGACTCTTGTGTCCTTAAATGCAATTTTTTGCAGTTGCTGATTTGCTGCTATGGAGAAACCGGACTGGTGCAGTCATTTTGCTAATCTCTTCTACTGGGTTTTGGTTCTTATTCGAGAGAGCTGGATACAATCTCTTGTCTTTCGTCTCCAatgttctgcttcttctcgttgcgatcttcttcttatggGCCAAGTCTGCTACAGTTCTCAACCGGTAAATCTCTGCTTATTCTATTCACTGCATTGTTGTGGAAAAAGATGAAACCTTTATGCGGCATTGATGGATTGTGTTGATAGTAGAGCTTgcattagcttcttctttgttaagTTACTGCTTCACCATTTGAAAGAGACTATTTTGGAGCATAAAAGCTTATGAATACTGGAACTTTGCTTTGACAACCCGAGTCATGTGtgtttttattcttataaaGTATACAACTGATGTGGTTTTATTTCAGACCGCTACCTCCAGTTCCGAATATGGAAATCCCTGAGGAGTTTGCAAATAAGGCTGCTGATGATCTTCGGGTTTGGATCAATTATGTACTGTCAATTGCAAGTGATATCACCATAGCTAGAAATCCGATTCGTCTCCTTCAGGTTTTCTTTCATCACTTGTGGCAAACCATTTGttgtatctttttgtttctgcatGTGATGTATCTCACTGTTCACATCTCGTTTGTTTTTGCTGTGAAACAGGTTTCTCTTGTCTTGTGGGCTATATCCTATGTTGGGACTTTAATCAACTCCCTCACTCTTGTTTACATTGGTGAGCGTCTAACCTTTTCTTGTCGGTTATATAGTCTATGATCTTGGTTGATATGATTAACTAATGTGTCGCTGTTTTTATCTTGCAGGAGTTCTTCTCAGTCTTTCTTTTCCTATTGTGTATGAGAAGTACCAAGACCACATTGATGAGAAAGTGAACTCGACTTCTAAATTCGTTCGAAATATCTCAAGGAAGTTTCCATTGCCcataaacaaagagaagaaacatcaGTAGGTAGTGTAAGTAGTCTCTGATGAATTGATCCTTTGTGGTCCGAGAAAGAGTTAGTTTTCGACTGAGGTTTTACTGAAACGCTGCAGGTGAAAAACAGTCCATTTGGTCACCAGACTAATTACAGCTACAAGAAGGAGCCATTACTGTAATGCTACAAGAGGATAGTCAAAGAGCAGCGGAAAAAAGTGAATCACAGTACAGATTTTCGTTCATTTCTTTCTGTTTCGCTTACTAGgagttttcttcttgtgtgtttttgttgtgttcAAGATTCATgagtttctggtttttttggtcttttagTTTACACGAATGCTTTGTTGCAGTATTGTTCCAGTAGAAACGAGAAAGATGAATCTAATACAACTTGAGAGGTTattcaataattaatttgttgattattAAAGATTACAGTTACAGtttcaaccaaaacaaaatgtgataTATGTGCCTAGTCGtcttatctctctctcgttcACATTGGATAGGCTTTTGGGCTTTTAAAGTCCACTTTCAGTGAACATGGACCCGATTGAGCTTTATGggttcttgtttgtttgttctgtCGGTCGTGATTCCTGAGGATAattgatcttttcttctttgttaacCTAAGTTATTTGGGATTTgctcttgttttgttctgtcttAATCGAATCCTCAAGGGATTGTGCCGTGACTGCCGTCttcaattgttttatatatatcgaGAGGCCGAAGAAATCTGTAATCACAGACAGaggaaaaataagaataaggtgcagtttttttgttctttgttgttatttaaGAAGATTAACGTAAATAGTTTCCGACATTAACTAGTTTGCGTTACATTGGTCCTGGTtgataatgaagaagatgtaCAATCTTCCAAGAGATTTGCCGGAGGAGGTGCTCTGTAGAATTCCGTTGACATCTCTGAGGCCTGTCCGATCTACTTGCAAAAAGTGGAGCACTTTATCCAAATGTGGGAGCTTTGCAAAGAAGCACCTTGCTCAAGCAAAAGTACTAGCAGACGCAAAGGAGTTTATGGTGGtcttgatgatgaattttagggtttatttgATGAGAGTCAATCTTCAAAACAACGTTgttgaatcatcatcatcatcatcatcatcatcatcatcatgtatAAAACGTGAAGCTAAACTTATTAGCTTAGGCGATGAAGAAGCTGATATATCTCAAGTCTTTCACTGTGACGGTTTATTGTTATGCATCAGCATCACCGAATCCAAGACTAGGCTCGTTGTTTGGAACCCGTATTGGGGGCATACCCGGTTATTCGAGCCCACACATCAATTCAACAAATTCGATAGCTATTCGTATGCTCTCGGATACGACAAGAGCCGCAAATCCCACAAAATCTTGAGGGGTATTACTTGTTTGGATCCCTTCAAAATCTACGATTTTAACTCTGACTTATGGAGGGATCTTGATGTAACTCCGGAGTGGCACTTATGGCAAATGCTCCATGGCGTGTCTCTCAAGGGAAATGCCTACTGGTTTGCTAGAGAGAATTATACCGAAACAATGGACACAGACCATTttttcttactctgttttgatttcacAAGCGAGACATTTGGGCCGCCTTTGCCTCTTCCGTTTGAGTTTGCTGTTTCTGAAGATACTATGAGTGTATCTAGTGTTAGAGAAGAGCAGCTTGTTGTATTATATCAGCCGTGGGATTATTTACAGTTGGACATCTGGGTGACGTCTAAGATTGAGCCCAACGCTGTGTCGTGGAACAGCAAGGTGTTCTTATCAGTGAGTTTAAAACAACTCGTCAGCCCTCAGTTTCAGTTAACTTTTGGGAGTTTCTTCATcgacgaggagaagaaagtcgCTGTGGTTTTTGATAAAGACTACGATAATAAGCGCAACATAGCTTACATCTTTGGAGTGGATGGATCCTTTAAAGCAGTTGATCTCGGAGATTCAGACCGAAAGTGTTTTCCACTTGTGTgctcttatgttccaagtCTAGTGCAACTTAATTAGTCGACCATCTATTCCTTgcttactttttttcttcctcttttgtcATCTTCTTTGAACAAGATCATTATTTGTTAGTCAATAACATATTAACTTGTTTCTcatacttgtttttgtttgccatatatatttgaattcgTTTCCAAATGGTGCACACGCTCCTTCCCCTGCAGCTAATCGTTTGTTACTTTCAGTCCCCTTAAGTTGGAGCAAACTGTATGCTTCTTGGTTGGCATTCTCCGCGAAAGCATGCATCGTTTCTTCCAAGAGTCTTTAGGTATTGATAGTTcatcgttttctttttctattgtaACACAGTAGCAGTTAAAGATAAGTCGAACGGGTGATCTTTTTGTTCATTAGACAAAACTAGAGaggtttctcttctctttcttctagTAAGGAACAAGGCTAAGGTTAATAGATAGCTAGCTATCTGAGATATCTCACAAAAGCTTTCACTATGGCCCTGTACTATATCAACTTCATATTTTAGGTGTTTCATATTTCAGATAAAATGTGCtcatatcttcttcctctttgttcAGCGTCTTCTGCAAAAGTGATATAGATCTTGACATGCTGCTAAAATACCTCTtgatatatttagtttttcttaccAATTTAAGTTATAGCATAATCCTTTTATCATGTTAGTTATTGTTCTATCCTAATTGTCTAGCATGGAGTAGAATGATTTTGAAGCAGGGACTTGTAGAACGATTTTTCGTGTGCCACAGGTTTACTCCCTTCCTTAATGTGGTGACCAGCGCTTGTCCTTGTGGTCTGTCCACTCATTCTGCTATCTTTCAACGAATATCACAAAATAATAGTGGTTAGTATGTCTCATATGATTACCTTAAATTTAGCGGCTACTGACTGATGAATCATGAGGCTTTACGCTACTACTATTTCTCTTGTGTTCCACAAGGCGTTTCCAATACTTGGTGATATCCTCCAACGACATCTGCCTAGTATTTTGACCTTGCCAGTTGCCAAATCAATTAATAAACCCTTCACCAGAAGATTCTTACTAcatcaaacaataaataaaactaaagttTGACTGGAAGAAGAGTTTTGGAACGTTAGACAAATTTTCAGCATTTGACGATATGAAAGATGTCTAAAtctaaagaaacagagatacAATTCTTTCAATATTATATACTTGCTAACTATCAAGAACAGgcatgaaaaaataaaaatattaaaaaaaaatacatattacTATATAGAATTCATATGTCATCGATAacttttacattattttttacaaTCCGCCTTACTTAAACGCGCCTTATctaatagatatataaatgtatctctatttatattataatttaatttaaaatcaatataaaaaaatgtgttttttcaatttttaaaccACATAACCTAATAgtataatatttgatatattattattttgttttaagaatgtagtatatttgtattttattagCAAAACCATTATTaaattgtaacttttttttcttctatataaagtttcaaaatccaCTTAAGAAGTGAAGATATAAGTGAACAAAGGATGTAGCGTAATCTAGCACAACATATTTAAACCTCACAAAACCCACCCGAAAGATGAACCCATATCTCTCTACTCTGTTGCTGACGATACATACACCTTTACTTACATTATATTCCCGCCATCGCGATGGCGACGTCTCTGAATCTATCATCgatcttctcctcctcctcaagGCTCGTCACCACtccctcctctgtttttcccATCCGTCAGAGGCGACGGATCATCCTCGttacgtcttcttcttccggaGGTGGAGGAAAACCGACGATTCTCGTAACGGAGAAGCTAGGCCAAGCGGGGATCGATCTGCTTAAGAAGTACGCTAATGTGGATTGCTCTTATGATCTGAGTCTCGAGGAGCTTTGTACGAAGATCTCTCTTTGTGATGCGCTCATCGTCAGGAGTGGTACCAAGGTTGGGAGAGATGTGTTTGAATCGTCGCGTGGGAGGCTTAAGGTTGTTGGACGCGCTGGTGTTGGGATTGATAACGTCGATTTGGCGGCGGCGACTGAGTATGGGTGTTTGGTTGTTAATGCTCCGACTGCGAACACTGTGGCTGCTGCTGAACACGGAATTGCGCTTTTGACCGCCATGGCTAGAAACATTGCTCAAGCTGATGCTTCTATCAAAGCTGGTGAGTGTTTTAAACGgttgttgaatttgaatagCGATTTGAGAAATTGCGATGTGAAATGTAGAAATGTGGTTGTTTGTAGGCAAATGGACGAGAAACAAGTATGTAGGTGTTTCACTTGTGGGGAAGACTCTTGCTGTTCTTGGTTTTGGTAAAGTTGGATCAGAGGTTGCTAGACGAGCCAGGGGACTTGGTATGCATGTCATTACACATGATCCTTATGCACCAGCGGATCGTGCACGAGCTATTGGTGTGGAGCTTGTTAGTTTTGAAGTAGCTATTTCAACTGCTGACTTCATCTCTTTGCATCTGCCTCTTACTGCTGCTACTTcgaagatgatgaatgatgTGACCTTTGcgatgatgaagaaaggagTCCGTATTGTTAATGTTGCTCGTGGTGGAGTTATTGATGAGGAAGCTCTTTTGAGAGCGCTTGACTCGGGTATTGTTGCTCAGGCAGCTCTTGATGTTTTTACAGTAGAGCCACCTGTTAAAGATAATAAGTTGGTGTTACATGAGAGTGTCACTGCCACACCTCATCTTGGTGCTAGTACTATGGAGGCTCAGGTATTACATACTGTATATTCGTTTTGCCTTTAGTGCATTTTGTTCTGCTCTCCTGAAACCTTTACTTGACGCCTAGGAAGGAGTGTCTATCGAAGTCGCAGAAGCTGTTATTGGAGCTTTGAGAGGAGAACTTGCTGCTACCGCGGTCAATGCACCAATGGTTCCACTAGAGGTAATTTCAGACTTCACTATAGAGTCCTTAATTCAGGATCAAGTTTCATTCTTCTAGTTCTTGGTGATATTGCAAGTAGTGATAATGATTTGTCCTGCAAATTCTCTGACACTGTTCAGTTGCTATCTGTTTTCAGGTATTGAGGGAGCTGAAGCCGTATGTTGTACTTGCTGAGAAGCTTGGGAGGCTGGCTGTACAATTGGTAACTGGTGGAAGCGGTGTGAATGCTGTGAAAGTGACTTATGCTTCTTCCAGAGCTCCTGATGATCTCGACACTAGACTTCTCCGAGCCATGGTCATAAAGGGGATCATCGAACCCATTTCCAGCGTATTCATAAATCTGGTTAACTCCGATTATATTGCCAAACAACGTGGAGTCAAAATCTCAGAAGAACGTATGGTTCTAGACGGCTCACCTGAGAATCCAATTGAATACATAACTGTTCGGATAGCAAACGTGGAATCAAGATTTGCCAGCGCTTTATCAGAGTCCGGTGAGATCAAAGTAGAAGGCAGAGTGAAACAAGGGGTTCCAAGTCTTACCAAAGTCGGATTATTTGGAGTGGATGTGAGTTTAGAAGGGAGTGTGATTCTGTGCAGGCAAGTAGATCAGCCTGGGATGATCGGTAAAGTTGCTAGCATCTTAGGAGATGAAAACGTCAACGTGAGCTTCATGAGCGTCGGT from Arabidopsis thaliana chromosome 3, partial sequence includes these protein-coding regions:
- a CDS encoding F-box and associated interaction domains-containing protein (F-box and associated interaction domains-containing protein; CONTAINS InterPro DOMAIN/s: F-box domain, cyclin-like (InterPro:IPR001810), F-box domain, Skp2-like (InterPro:IPR022364), F-box associated domain, type 1 (InterPro:IPR006527), F-box associated interaction domain (InterPro:IPR017451); BEST Arabidopsis thaliana protein match is: F-box associated ubiquitination effector family protein (TAIR:AT3G22770.1); Has 35333 Blast hits to 34131 proteins in 2444 species: Archae - 798; Bacteria - 22429; Metazoa - 974; Fungi - 991; Plants - 531; Viruses - 0; Other Eukaryotes - 9610 (source: NCBI BLink).) — translated: MYNLPRDLPEEVLCRIPLTSLRPVRSTCKKWSTLSKCGSFAKKHLAQAKVLADAKEFMVVLMMNFRVYLMRVNLQNNVVESSSSSSSSSSSCIKREAKLISLGDEEADISQVFHCDGLLLCISITESKTRLVVWNPYWGHTRLFEPTHQFNKFDSYSYALGYDKSRKSHKILRGITCLDPFKIYDFNSDLWRDLDVTPEWHLWQMLHGVSLKGNAYWFARENYTETMDTDHFFLLCFDFTSETFGPPLPLPFEFAVSEDTMSVSSVREEQLVVLYQPWDYLQLDIWVTSKIEPNAVSWNSKVFLSVSLKQLVSPQFQLTFGSFFIDEEKKVAVVFDKDYDNKRNIAYIFGVDGSFKAVDLGDSDRKCFPLVCSYVPSLVQLN
- a CDS encoding Reticulon family protein (Reticulon family protein; FUNCTIONS IN: molecular_function unknown; INVOLVED IN: biological_process unknown; LOCATED IN: endoplasmic reticulum; EXPRESSED IN: 24 plant structures; EXPRESSED DURING: 15 growth stages; CONTAINS InterPro DOMAIN/s: Reticulon (InterPro:IPR003388); BEST Arabidopsis thaliana protein match is: Reticulon family protein (TAIR:AT2G15280.1); Has 985 Blast hits to 985 proteins in 72 species: Archae - 0; Bacteria - 0; Metazoa - 550; Fungi - 0; Plants - 426; Viruses - 0; Other Eukaryotes - 9 (source: NCBI BLink).), which codes for MQFFAVADLLLWRNRTGAVILLISSTGFWFLFERAGYNLLSFVSNVLLLLVAIFFLWAKSATVLNRPLPPVPNMEIPEEFANKAADDLRVWINYVLSIASDITIARNPIRLLQVFFHHLWQTICCIFLFLHVMYLTVHISFVFAVKQVSLVLWAISYVGTLINSLTLVYIGVLLSLSFPIVYEKYQDHIDEKVNSTSKFVRNISRKFPLPINKEKKHQ
- a CDS encoding Reticulon family protein — encoded protein: MGDSVSSSSRVSVHQSLGAGSVADLLLWRNRTGAVILLISSTGFWFLFERAGYNLLSFVSNVLLLLVAIFFLWAKSATVLNRPLPPVPNMEIPEEFANKAADDLRVWINYVLSIASDITIARNPIRLLQVFFHHLWQTICCIFLFLHVMYLTVHISFVFAVKQVSLVLWAISYVGTLINSLTLVYIGVLLSLSFPIVYEKYQDHIDEKVNSTSKFVRNISRKFPLPINKEKKHQ